Proteins co-encoded in one Rattus rattus isolate New Zealand chromosome 5, Rrattus_CSIRO_v1, whole genome shotgun sequence genomic window:
- the Snx21 gene encoding sorting nexin-21 isoform X2 translates to MASRLLHRLRHALASDGPGEAAAGPEAEQFPESSELEDDDAEGLSSRLSGTLSFTSAEDDPDEEDEDDEADLDSPPSGDGTSGEDAERSPPPDGQRGSQLLARQLQDFWKKSRNTLVPQRLLFEVTSANVVKDPPSNSTPSP, encoded by the exons ATGGCCTCGCGGCTCCTGCACCGACTGCGACACGCCCTGGCCAGCGATGGCCCCGGAGAGGCGGCGGCGGGCCCAGAAGCCGAGCAGTTCCCTGAGAGCTCGGAGCTGGAGGACGACGACGCCGAGGGCCTGTCCTCCCGCCTCAGTGGCACCCTCAGTTTCACCAGTGCAGAGGATGACCCTGACGAAGAAGACGAGGACGACGAGGCGGATCTCGACTCGCCGCCCTCTGGAGACGGGACATCGGGGGAAGACGCAG AACGAAGTCCCCCACCTGATGGACAACGGGGCAGTCAACTCCTGGCTCGCCAGCTGCAGGATTTCTGGAAAAAGTCTCGGAACACCCTAGTTCCACAGCGACTGCTCTTTGAGGTGACCAGCGCCAATGTTGTCAAGGACCCTCCCTCCAA
- the Tnnc2 gene encoding troponin C, skeletal muscle isoform X1: MTDQQAEARSYLSEEMIAEFKAAFDMFDADGGGDISVKELGTVMRMLGQTPTKEELDAIIEEVDEDGSGTIDFEEFLVMMVRQMKEDAKGKSEEELAECFRIFDRNADGYIDAEELAEIFRASGEHVTDEEIESLMKDGDKNNDGRIDFDEFLKMMEGVQ; encoded by the exons ATG ACGGACCAACAGGCTGAGGCCAGGTCCTACCTCAGCGAGGAGATGATCGCTG AGTTCAAGGCTGCCTTTGACATGTTTGATGCTGATGGTGGTGGGGACATCAGCGTTAAAGAGCTGGGTACCGTGATGAGGATGCTAGGGCAGACACCCACTAAAGAGGAACTGGACGCCATCATCGAGGAGGTGGACGAGGATG GCAGCGGTACCATCGACTTTGAAGAGTTCTTGGTCATGATGGTGCGCCAGATGAAAGAGGATGCGAAAGGGAAGAGCGAAGAGGAACTGGCTGAGTGTTTCCGCATCTTTGACAG GAACGCAGACGGTTACATTGATGCCGAGGAGCTGGCTGAGATTTTCCGGGCTTCTGGGGAGCATGTGACAGACGAGGAGATCGAATCCCTGATGAAGGATGGTGATAAGAACAACGATGGCCGCATTGATTTCGACG AGTTTCTGAAGATGATGGAGGGCGTTCAGTAA
- the Tnnc2 gene encoding troponin C, skeletal muscle isoform X2, with product MIAEFKAAFDMFDADGGGDISVKELGTVMRMLGQTPTKEELDAIIEEVDEDGSGTIDFEEFLVMMVRQMKEDAKGKSEEELAECFRIFDRNADGYIDAEELAEIFRASGEHVTDEEIESLMKDGDKNNDGRIDFDEFLKMMEGVQ from the exons ATGATCGCTG AGTTCAAGGCTGCCTTTGACATGTTTGATGCTGATGGTGGTGGGGACATCAGCGTTAAAGAGCTGGGTACCGTGATGAGGATGCTAGGGCAGACACCCACTAAAGAGGAACTGGACGCCATCATCGAGGAGGTGGACGAGGATG GCAGCGGTACCATCGACTTTGAAGAGTTCTTGGTCATGATGGTGCGCCAGATGAAAGAGGATGCGAAAGGGAAGAGCGAAGAGGAACTGGCTGAGTGTTTCCGCATCTTTGACAG GAACGCAGACGGTTACATTGATGCCGAGGAGCTGGCTGAGATTTTCCGGGCTTCTGGGGAGCATGTGACAGACGAGGAGATCGAATCCCTGATGAAGGATGGTGATAAGAACAACGATGGCCGCATTGATTTCGACG AGTTTCTGAAGATGATGGAGGGCGTTCAGTAA
- the Ube2c gene encoding ubiquitin-conjugating enzyme E2 C — MASQNRDPAAASVAAVRKGAEPCGGAARGPVGKRLQQELMTLMMSGDKGISAFPESDNLFKWVGTIHGAAGTVYEDLRYKLSLEFPSGYPYNAPTVKFLTPCYHPNVDTQGNICLDILKDKWSALYDVRTILLSIQSLLGEPNIESPLNTHAAELWKNPTAFKKYLRETYSKQVSSQEP; from the exons ATGGCCTCGCAGAACCGCGACCCAGCTGCAGCCAGCGTTGCCGCCGTTCGAAAAGGAGCAGAACCCTGCGGGGGCGCCGCCCGGGGCCCTGTGGGCAAGAG GCTACAGCAGGAGCTGATGACCCTCATG ATGTCTGGTGACAAAGGAATTTCCGCCTTCCCCGAATCAGACAACCTGTTCAAATGGGTAGGAACCATCCATGGAGCGGCCGGCACT GTATATGAAGACCTGAGGTATAAACTCTCCCTAGAGTTCCCCAGTGGCTACCCTTACAACGCACCCACAGTGAAATTCCTCACACCGTGCTACCACCCCAACGTGGACACCCAGGGCAACATCTGCCTGGACATCCTCAAGGACAAGTGGTCTGCACTGTATGATGTCAGGACCATCTTGCTCTCCATCCAGAGCCTGCTAGGAGAACCCAACATCGAGAGCCCTTTGAACACACATGCTGCAGAGCTCTGGAAAAACCCCACAG CATTTAAGAAGTACCTGCGAGAAACCTATTCAAAGCAGGTCTCCAGCCAAGAGCCCTGA